The Eublepharis macularius isolate TG4126 chromosome 11, MPM_Emac_v1.0, whole genome shotgun sequence genome includes a region encoding these proteins:
- the LOC129337645 gene encoding ferritin heavy chain A-like, translating to MDSQIHQNYHHDCEAAVNRMVNMERYTNYVYLSMASYFDRDDVALRHVTKFFRSQSHEEREHADKLLGFQSQHGGRVLLQHIKKPEWDAWGTTLDAMEAALHLEKSVNQALLELHRLASDQGDPHLCDFLETHYLDEQVSRLESAKVLGDYITNLQRLGASQGGLGEYLFDKHSLGESSS from the exons ATGGATTCCCAGATCCACCAGAACTACCACCATGACTGTGAAGCGGCCGTCAACCGCATGGTCAACATGGAACGCTACACCAACTACGTCTATCTCTCCATGGCATCCTATTTTGACCGGGATGACGTTGCCTTGCGACACGTCACCAAATTCTTCCGGTCACAGTCACATGAAGAGCGGGAACATGCTGACAAGCTACTTGGGTTCCAGAGCCAGCATGGTGGCCGTGTCCTCCTACAACATATCAAGAAGCCAGAATGGGATGCCTGGGGAACAACTCTTGATGCAATGGAGGCAGCCCTTCACCTGGAAAAGAGTGTGAACCAGGCCCTTCTGGAGCTGCACCGCCTGGCAAGTGACCAGGGAGACCCACATCTCTGTGACTTCCTGGAGACTCACTACCTCGATGAACAA gttagtcgtctggaatcggccaaggtcctGGGTGACTATATCACCAACCTCCAGCGGCTGGGAGCATCCCAGGGGGGCCTTGGAGAGTATCTCTTTGACAAGCACAGCctaggagagagcagcagctga